The Miscanthus floridulus cultivar M001 chromosome 7, ASM1932011v1, whole genome shotgun sequence genome includes a region encoding these proteins:
- the LOC136463065 gene encoding probable choline kinase 2, which produces MPLQDYEYASFNPVAYDIANHFCEMAADYHSEKPHILDYNKYPDTDERKQFVQTYLRSSGEESEVEVENLIKSIEKYTLASHLVWGPWGIISDHVNDIDFNYKEYARQRFKQYWLKKPTILTSQTAE; this is translated from the exons ATGCCTTTGCAGGACTACGAGTATGCAAGTTTTAACCCTGTTGCCTATGATATCGCAAACCATTTCTGTGAGATGGCCGCAGACTACCATTCAGAAAAGCCGCACATATTGGACTACAATAAATATCCAG ATACCGATGAGCGGAAGCAATTTGTGCAGACATACCTGAGATCCTCAG GTGAGGAATCTGAAGTGGAGGTAGAGAACCTGATCAAAAGCATTGAGAAGTACACCCTTGCCAGCCATCTAGTCTGGGGCCCTTGGGGAATAATTTCG GACCATGTCAACGATATCGACTTCAACTATAAGGAATACGCGAGGCAGAGGTTCAAGCAGTACTGGCTGAAGAAGCCGACCATCCTAACTTCTCAGACTGCTGAATAG
- the LOC136463064 gene encoding cyclin-C1-1-like, translating into MAANFWMSSHCKQLLDPEDVDLVPAADWERGITLEEFRLIKIHMSFHIWRLAQQVKVRQRVIATAVTYFRRVYTRSGAGTIEALLWPDGKGGGGRDLLVEPTSVLDCRRSPSPPHSTSTLSSSLGGAAGDRITDPTA; encoded by the exons ATGGCCGCCAACTTCTGGATGTCGTCGCACTG CAAGCAGCTGCTGGACCCCGAGGATGTGGACCTGGTGCCGGCGGCGGACTGGGAGCGGGGCATCACGCTGGAGGAGTTCCGCCTCATCAAGATCCATATGTCGTTTC ATATCTGGAGGCTAGCACAGCAGGTTAAAGTTAGGCAAAG GGTTATAGCTACAGCAGTCACTTACTTCAGGCGTGTGTATACAAG GAGCGGGGCGGGGACCATAGAGGCGCTGCTTTGGCCGGACGGGAAAGGCGGCGGCGGACGGGACCTGCTGGTGGAGCCGACGTCGGTGCTCGACTGCAGACGGAGCCCGAGCCCGCCGCACTCGACATCGACGCTGTCTTCGTCCCTGGGCGGCGCCGCGGGTGATAGGATTACGGATCCTACCGCGTAG